Within the candidate division KSB1 bacterium genome, the region GGGAGCCTTGATTACCATCGTCGAACGAAAAACCAGGTTCACGCTCATAGGTCGGCTCCCTCGGCGCGGGGCGGCCCTGCTTAAAAACGAATTGGTCGCCATGCTCTCCCCTTACAGAGGCAAAGTATTTACGATTACCGCCGACAACGGCAAAGAGAACTCGGAACATCAGGAAATCGCGAAACTTCTCGGCGCCGATTTCTTTTTCGCCCATCCCTGAAGCTACAGCTCGTGGGAACGCGGCCTCAACGAAAACACCAACGGCTTAATCCGGCATGTCCTGCCTAATAAAACCGGTTTTGAGGATATTGACAAAGAACGGATCAAAATCATTCAGGATAAACTGAACAACCGGCAGAGAAAATGTCTCGACTATAAAACTTCGGCCGAACTTTTCCTTAATTCATTTGTTACACTTGGAACTTGAATCCGCCCTCCTTTTTTTGGTAGACTTGTTTACTAAATCTTTCTTCGTTTCGGTTCGGCTTCATCTTATCATAAACATCCCTCCTATTTTGTTGTCCCTTATATATATATATTCGCAACAAACCCTCCATCATAAAATTTTCTGCAATTTTCTTGTAACTTTTTGTAACCTGTTTCCGAATGCAGGCAAGCCTTAAAAAGCAACACCGACCATTTTCATTCTGCTGTTCAATTACTTGCCGCTTCCAGCCCGCGGAAATCTTAATCCCCCTCCTCTAAAAGCCTCCGCACCGGCTGCTTAGGCTCCAGACCGCTCTTTATTCCCTAAATAACCTTCCCTTCGATTCGTTTCCCCACTTGTCACTCATTCTTCGCCTAGTTGCCGAAAATCTCATTCCCTTTCCCCTCCCCTTCACCTGAACTGCTTCAACAGACCTGAGGACTCAATAAAAAGCCCGCCGCATCCCCCTAGAAAAGCATGCGCGGGCTTTACTCAACCTGAAAAACTACTTGGGGTAAGTCATCTTGACCACCGAATGATAAGCCTTCCCGTCACTCTACAAAGGCCGAGCCTCCAGGCGGAAAATTAACTACCGGCAGAACCGGCGGGGCGTCACGGACACTGAGCCCCTAGGCTTTGCAATCCATCTTTCATCTCAGCTATCTTGGTTACTATGATGAGCTGACGGATTAATCAGCCGGATCTTCAAATTCCCTCAAGATTTTATCCTTGACATTCAATGATATTTTTTTAAATTCTTACTGGTTCGAAATCGATTAAGAAGGCCTGTAAAGAAGAAAGCCGCGGTTTGGGCCACACCGCGGCTTTCGGACAAACGATTGGGAGCTTTAGCTTCGTCAGTCAATCAGCGAGGGAGAGTGTCGTGAAACAACAAAGCCTTGTAGCGGTTCTGTGTCTCCTGCTTCTCTGGAGCGGGGTTTCCTTCGCCGCCACCACCGGCAAAATCGCCGGCAAAGTGACGGACAAATCGACCGGCGAGCCGCTGCCGGCCGCTAATGTAACCGTCCTAAATACCCGCTTCGGCGCCGCGGCGGATATGGACGGCGACTATTTCATCATCAACCTGCCGCCGGGCAGATATTCGGTCAAAGCAACGATGATCGGCTACGGCGCCGTTCAGTACAACGACGTCCTCGTCAGCGTCAACGCGACGACCACGCTCAACTTTCAGCTGGCGCCGGAAGTCATCCAGGGCGAAACGATCACCGTCACCGCCACGGCCATGTCCTATAAAAAAGACGAGACCTCTTCGGTGCGGCACGTGTCGTCCGAGCAGATCGACGTGCTGCCGCTGCAGAACCTCGGCGACGTCATCAAGATGCAGGCAGGCGTGGTCGAAGGGCACTTTCGCGGCGGCCGCTTGGGCGAGGTATCGTATATGGTCGACGGCGTTCCGGTCAACGAGTCCTTCGGCGGCGGCAACGCGACGGTGACGATCGAGAACGACGTCATCAAAGACCTTGAAGTGATCACCGGCACCTTTAACGCCGAGTACGGTCGCGCCATGAGCGGCATCGTCAACGCCGTGACCAAAGACGGCGCAGATCAGCTCCGCGGCCGCATCTGGGGCCAACTCGGCAATTACTACACAACCCATACGGACTTGTTCATCGGCCTCAAACCGCTGGAGATCACGCGCAATCAGGACTACCGCATTCAGCTCGAAGGGCCGATCGTGCGCGGCAAGCTGAACTATTTCTTCAACCTGCGCTATCAGGACAACAAGAATCACCTGAACGGCATCCGCAGATTCCTGATGACCGACTATTCCGATTATTCTTCCGACGACCGACGCAACTGGTTCGACATCCACAACGGCGACAGCGCTTACGTGCCGATGTCCGCCGGACAGTACGCTTCCTTTTTCGGCAAAGTGACCTACAAGCCGTTGCCCGACGTCAAGCTGACCGCCTCCTATACGCGCGACGACAACGAGTGGGGCACCTATCAGCACGCCTGGAAATATGCACCCGACGGCGTGGCGAAAAACTATGAGAACACCGATCTCTGGGCGGTGACCCTCAACCACAGCATCGGCAAATCCCTGTTCTATGAAGCAAAATATTCCTACTTGGACAATTATTACGGCAATTATCTCTATAAAAACCCGTTGGACAGCCGCTATATCCACGATCGCTACGCCACGGCTACCGGCCCGGGCTTTTACACCGGAGGCCAACAGAAAGGACACGTCGTGCGGCTGCAGAAAGATCACACCGCCAAACTGGACGTGACCTGGCAGGCGCATAAAAATCACAGCCTCAAGGCGGGCGTGCTGTATATCGATCACATTCTCGACAACAAATCCTACACTATTCTTAATCTCTATCGCAACAAAGACAACGAGTTCGACAACTATTTCGACCCGGAAAAGAACACCTACATCTTTCCCAATTACCAGCCGGTGATCTTGGGCGATTCGACGCAGTACGGTGAAGAGTACCGCAAGAGTCCCAAAGAATTCTCCGCCTACCTGCAGGACAAGATGGAATTCAACGAGATGGTGATCAATTTGGGCGTGCGCTACGACCGTTTTGATCCCAACACCGTATATCCCTCCAACCTGCGCAATCCGGCCAATCAGCTGCGCTTTCCCGACAATCCTGAACGAATGTCCACGCTGCTCAAAGCCGACCCCAAGGAGCAGATCAGCCCGCGCTTCGGCCTCTCGTATCAATTGAGCGACGCGGCCAAGCTGCACTTCAGCTACGGGCATTTCTTCCAGGCGCCGCCGTTCTATGCGTTTTATCAGAACCATTCCTTCCTCGTCGCGCCGACCGATTATGCTACGCAGATGGGCAATCCACAGCTGGAAGCGCAAAAGACGGTGCAGTACGAAGTCGGTTTGTGGCAGGAGATCGTGCGCGGCATGGGACTGGAGGTCAACCTCTTTTACCGCGATATTTACGACCTGCTCAGTATGAAGGTGGTCAGCACCTACAACCAGATCGAGTACGGCTTGTACACCAACAAAGATTACGGCAATGTCAAGGGATTGGAAGTCAAGTACGATGTGCGCTTCGGGCCGATCTTCGCCATGGTGAACTATACGCTGCAGTACACTCGCGGCAATGCCGACAATCCGACGCAGACCTTTACCCGCGCCGGTGAGAGCAAAGACCCGATTCCGCGGTTGATTCCGATGTCCTGGGATCAGCGGCATACGCTCAATGCCAGCGTCAACTATGCCGAAAAGAACTACAGCATCAGCCTGGCGGCCTATTATGATCACGGAACGCCGTACACTTGGACGCCGATCGCCGAGAGCCGTCTGTACAAGGTCAATCTCTATCCGAACAATGCCAAAAAACCGGCGAAATTCCGTACCGACCTGTTCGGCTATTACGATTTCAAGCTTAGCAACCGCTACACGCTGCGCGCCAGTTTGCTGATCGAAAACCTGTTCGACGCCAAGAACGAGCTGTTCGTCAATCCCACTACCGGGCGCGCCAACGAGGCGATCATTTTGCCTACCGACTTGGCGAGCCACCGCAGCTTGTTCAACGAATACATCGACCGCGTCATTAATCCGGCGGCCATTGAGGCGCCGCGGTTCGTCAAACTCGGACTCGGAATTCTCTTCTGAGAGCCGAAAACGATGAAACGACCTTAATCGAGAGGATTAGGCATGAAAAAGATTTTTGTTTTTATCCTGCTTTTGGTCTTGGGAATGCCGGTCGAACAAGCGGCGGCGCAGGGCAAACCGTATGACGGGCCGGATGACCCGGCCGGCGACATTGCCGCGGTCCGCGAAGGCTACATGACCGGCAACCGCGTCTTTATCACCTTCAAGAATCAATGCGAACTGGCCGATTGGCCGCGCGTCGAAGTGTCCAAATGGCCGAACGACGCCACCGGTTCGAAAATGACCGACGGCGTCAACATCCTTATCACCGCACAAGTTTTCCTCGATCCTGACACGACCAAGGATCCGAACGATCCGGCGCGCTGGCGGCCGGTGACCGATCCGGTGCGCATTGCCGCTGAAAAGCTGGATACGCTTTGGTACTGCCAGACTGCGTTCCGCGGCGGTTATGACGTCGATCCCACCGGCACGATTCCCTGGATCATCTATCCGGTCTTCGGCTATTTCAATGAGCTTTCCGAGTATCCGGCGATGAGCAATCTGCCCGATTCCTGGCCGCCGAAAGGCTGGCCGGCGCGCGGCGATCAGCTCAAGTGGCCGGGGGTCTGGAACGGCCGCTTCGGCTTGGGAGTCATGTACGCGGACTTGGAGACCTACTTTGCCTGCAATGATGCCCAGGATCAGGAGTATCTGCAGCCCGAAAGCCCGCTGAAATATTATCCGCGCCCCGGCGTTAAAATCGGCGACAAGCGGCCGGATGTGACGATTCAATACGGCTGCCCGTGGGGCGGTATCGGCGTGCGCGTTGAAGCGCGCGGCTACCAATGGAACAATCCCCTGGCGCGCGACGCCATCTTTTGGGAGTACAACGTTTCCAACATCTCCGACTATGACCTGCCGCAGGTGGCGTTCGGCTTTCACGTCGACAATGCCATCGGCAACGACGCCAACGACGAGATCGGCTTTTTCGACACCTATTTGGATATGGCGTTTTCCTGGGACATAAACGGCGTCGGCTCGGGCGGTTTAAAAGTCGGCACCATGGGATTTGCCTACCTCGAAAGCCCGGGCGCCGCCTATGATGGGGTCGATAACGACCAGGACGGCCTGATCGACGAAAAGCGCGACAATCCGACTGCCGGCCGCCTGCTGGGGCCGGAGGAAGGTATCGCCGATCTGGAAGCCTTTTTGAAATATTACGCCCTGAATCGTTCCGATCTGCGTCCCCATTGGGAAGGCGACGAAGATCAGGACTGGATGGACGGCGACGACAAAAACGGCAACGGCATTTACGATATCGACGAAAACGCAGGCGATGATGTCGGCTTGGACGGCATTGGACCCGGCGAGCTGAATTATCCAGGCCCGGATGAGGGCGAGTGCAACCATCGCCCCGACTTTCTCGAAGGCTTCGGCTGCGAACCCAACTACAACTTTACCGACGTGACCGAATCGGATATGATCGGCTTGACGGCCTTTACCCTTTTCCCGGTGGCGGAAACGCTGAACGGCAAACCAAAGACCTTCCATCAGGATTGGGTGATGTGGCAGTTGACCGGCACCGGCATGTTGAAGGAGTACATCGGCGAGATTTCCAACTTGATCGAAATCTTTGCCTCCGGCCCGTTCCCCCTGTACAAAGGCCGCACCGAGCGCGTCTCCATGTCCATGCTGCACTCCTTCGACGATCTGAACGGCTTGAATCAAAAGCCGCCGCAGGCGCCGATTCTTTATGAGCTCAAACGCGTCGTGCAGCTGATCTATGAGAAGGACTATCGTTTTGCTCAGCCGCCCAAGATGCCGACGCTGACCGCCACCGCCTACGACGGCAAAGTGGTGCTGACCTGGGACGATGTTGCCGACAAAGCCACCCGCGAGCCGTTCCTGCGCGGAGTCAACGACTTTGAAGGTTACAAACTCATCCGCGCCACGGACAAAAAGTTTCAAGATGCCATGGTGATCACCGACGGCTACGGCACCCCTTCGCTCTATAAAGCCATTTACCAGTGCGATCTGAAAAACGGCAGGCGCGGCTTTACCAACTACGGCCTGCTCAACGGCATGGGCTACTATTTGGGCGACGACACCGGCATCACGCATTATTTCGTCGATGAAAACGTGCAAAACGGCGTGACTTATTACTACGGGTTGGCAGCCTACGATTACGGCATCACGCCTGATCTCGCTCCGCCCGGAATAGCGCCGTCGGAAAACAATCTGGTTATCGAACTGGACGAGTTCGAAGAGATCCGCCGCATCGGTCAAAACATTGCCATCGTGACGCCGCACAGCACACCGCCGGAATATACGCCGCCCTCGCTGCAGATTTTGGCCAACAGTCTCAAAAAGACATCCGGTTGGGCGCAGCCAAAAATCGTGGCCAAGAACGCCCTCAAGCCGAATCATATCTATACGCTAAAGTTCACAGCCAAGATCAAGACGGCGCTCAAGGACACGCCGAACGGCTACTATTATTTGACCAACGGCTACGAAATCTATGACGTTACCGACAGCAATCGCGTGGTGGTCAAAGAAGATCCGGAGCATGCCATCCTCGACAATCTGGTTTACGACCGCATCAACTTTGACGAAACGGCGCCGGAAAAGGATTGGTTTTTGAAAATCGGCAGTCCGCTGACCTCCGATATTGCCGACGGCGTCGTGATCCAAATGCAGGCCAATCATATCTCTTCGCTGCACGGCGGCTATGACTTGGCCAATTCCGGCTGGGTGCAGGGCAACGCGAGCATCGGCATTGCGCCGACTGAAGATGCGGTCAAATATTTCCCATGGGATTATGAGCTGATTTTCACCAATAATCCCAGCGCCTACATCGGCAAAGCGGCGGCCACCAAGACCGTCGTGCGCGATACGGCCGGACCAGTGCCGCCTGAGATGCAGCTCGCACGGCAACCATGGCCGTTCTTTATGATCAATAAAACTTTTCCGCATGCGACCGGCGAATACGACACCCTGGACGTCATCGGCATTGATGATAATGCCAACGGCGTATTCGACTGGAAGGAAGACCGCGTTTTGTTCGGCGTGACGGACGACCGCAACCGCTGGAAAAAGAGCGTGTTTGTCGTCAAATTCTACGAACAACCGCAGGCGGGCGACGTTTACTTTGCCACTTTCAATCGCCCCTTCTTTACCTGCGATTCGCTGACGTTCAAGGTGCTGCCGGAAGGCGAGCTGAATCTGCAAAAAATCAATGAGGAAATGGACCGAATTACCGTCGTGCCCAACCCCTACATTGCCTCCAACGACATGGAACCGGCGGTTTTCAACCAGTTCCTCAATCAGCGGCGTCGGATCATGTTCACCCATCTGCCGGCACAGTGCAAGATCACCATTTTTACTGTGAGCGGCGTCTTTGTCGATGAAATCGATGTGGAAAACGCCGCCGACAACGGCATTGCCCACTGGGACCTCAAATCGAGTGAAGGCTTGGACATCGCCGCCGGCATGTATCTATATCACGTCAAGTCGAAACGAACCGGCGCCGAAAAAATCGGCAAGTTTGCCATCATCAAGTAATGAGGGAGTGAACGATCATGAAGATCTCGATCAAATATATCGTGCTTCTGCTGCTCATCTTGGCAGCGGTTGCCTCGGCGCAGCAGCCCTATCGCCGCGGCACCACGGCGGCAAACTTTTTAGAGATCGGTTACGGCAGCCGCGGCAACGCCATGGGCGATGCGGTCGTCGCCACCTCCGAAGACCTTGAATCCTGCTACTGGAACCCGGCCGGTTTGGCGATGATGAGCCGCAACGAGGTGTTGTTCAGCATGCAGCCGTGGGTCATCGACATCAACACCAGCTTTGCGGCCGTCGGCTTGGTATTGCCGCGCTACGGCGTATTTGCGCTGTCCATCAACCAGATGAACTACGGCAAAGAAAAAGTCACCACTCTGGCGGCGCAGGACGGCACCGGCGAAAACTATACGGCCGCCGAGTTCGCCTTTCAACTGTCGTACGCGCGCAAGTTGACGGAGTGGTTTTCCTTCGGCGCCGGCATCAAGTACGTCAACTCGACGATTTGGCACGTCAGCGGCAATGCGGCGGCCATCGATTTGGGCGCCTTGGTCAACACCCCCTTCTTTTCGCCCACCGGCGACCGCAGCGACGGCCTGGCCATCGGCATGAGCATTGCCAATTACGGCACCCGAATGCGCTACGACGGCATGGACCTTCTGCAGCCCATCGATCCCAATCCCAACGTCAGCGGCAATTACGCCTATGTCGAAGGCCAATATCTCACTCAGTCTTGGGAGTTGCCTCTGATCTTTCGCATCGGCGTGGCGCTGCATCCGATTGTAACCCACAATCACCGCCTTACGCTCGAGGCGGATGCGCTGCATCCCAACAACAACAGCGAATCGGTCAATCTCGGTGCACAATATCGTTTTACGCTGCCTTCTTTCGGCAGCTTTTACCTCCGCGCCGGCTATAAAGGTCTGTTCATGGATCGATCCGAGTACGGTCCCTCCTACGGTTTCGGCATCTCGACGCGCCTTTCCCGCTTGGGCCTGCGCATCGACTACGCGCTGCGCGATATAGGCCTCCTTGGAACAGTGCATGCTTATACCGTCAGCATGCTGTTCTGATTGACTCACCTCCTCACGATCCCCGGCCGCTTGCGACCGGGGATTTTTTTTGCTATTTCCATTTGATTTTCTGAATCAAATTCTTAATTTATGCTTAACGCAAATGGACGTCGCCCCATGCCGAAAACCGCTCTGACGATTTTCATTTACACCCTGCAGTTCGCTTTTACGGCGATTGCCGTGCCGATCGGCATTGCCGCTTCCTACCTGCTGCCCCAGCGCCCCTTTCTGCGCATTGTACAGCTCTGGGCTCAAGGTCTTTTCGTTCTAATGGGAAAGCGGATCGAGCGCTTCGGCGTACCGCCGCGGGAAAGAAACGGTCTTTTGATCCTGGTCAATCATTCCAGCTTGTACGACATCCCGGCGGTTATGACGATCTGGCCCGGAGTCGCCTGGTTGGGCCGCGACTATCTGCTGCGCATTCCGCTCTTCGGCCGCATGCTGAAGCGGCTGAACTATATCGGCGTCGAACGGGATCCGACGCAAAGCGCACGACGCATTCTAAATCAGGCGCTGGCGGGTGCGGCAAGATTCAACATTGCCGTTTTTCCGGAAGGCACGAGAACCCTCAACGGCCGACTCGGCGAATTCAAGCGCGGCTTTGTTCACATTATGCGCAGCGGAAAGCTTGACGTGCTGCCGGTGACCTTGACCGGTTTCTATCAGTTAAAGCCCAAGAACCGATCGACGATAGACATCCGAGCGCCTTTGCGCATCATTGTCGGTAAACCGATCGGCTATGAAGAGTTGGAGTGGCTGTCGACGCAGGATATTCTGAACCGTATGCGGGAGATCATCGAGATGCAGCTCCTGACAGGCCGTCCTTATCAAGAGATTCCCGCACCGAGTAACGTAATGGAGAGGTAGAACGCTCATGTCGAAAGAAAAATGGGGATTCGTCATTAATCCCATAGCGGGAAACGGTTACGCCCGCCATTATGCAGCCAAGGTGAAGGAAAAGATCAGCCAACACAACCTCGATGCACGGCTGGTGTTTACGGAGCGTCGGGGGCATGCGGTCGAGTTGGCGGCGGCGCTGGCGCGCGAAGGCTGCAAGATCATCGTGGCGGTGGGCGGCGACGGTACCGCCAACGAAACCGCCAGAGGCCTGTTGGAGCATCCGCAGGTGACTTTCGGCATCGTTTCAGCAGGCACCGGCAACGATTTTGCGCCGGTACTCGGCTTTTCCGAGCATTTTACCGACCAAGACTGGGACGTTCTTTTCGAGGAACACGCCACACGCATGGATGTCGGCCAGTGCAATGAAAATTATTTTTTGAACGGCATGGGACTCGGCTTTGACGCCCAGGTGGCGGCGGAAAATTATCGCCCGGATCAATCCGTCAAGGAAGGCAGCGGCACCAAGTATTTCCGGCATATCATCAAAAATCTCTTTTTGTATCGCGAAAAACCTTTGCGGGCGCAGTTCAACGGGCACAAGCACGAGGCGCTGACCTTTATGAACACCATCGGCAACGGCCGGCGCGTCGGCGGCGGCTATTACCTGACGCCCCAGGCTTACGCCGACGACGGACTTTTCGATATTTGTCTGGTCGAACCTTTGCCGCTTTTCGAACGGCTCAAGCTCTTTCTCAAGGCGCCGAAAGGCGGTCATTTGGGTCATCCCAAAGTTTCGTATTTCCGCGCACCGGAACTCTATGTCGAGTTCGATGAAACCGTTCCGCATCATTTGGACGGTGAGCTGTTTTTTGCCGAAAAATTCCACGTGCGCATTCTGCCGAAAAAGCTCAAAGTGCTGTTCAATCCGCGCGGCCGCCATTTTCTTCAGCTTGCGTAAGAGATTGGGGCTCCTTCATTAAACCATTTTTTCCTCGAGCTGCAACAGGACCACCACAAACGGCTTTTTCTTCCCAAAGCAGAGCATTGACGGCCTTTAAACCGATTGACCTTTCTTTGGTCTTCATCGACCGCAAAAAGCAAA harbors:
- a CDS encoding TonB-dependent receptor, whose translation is MKQQSLVAVLCLLLLWSGVSFAATTGKIAGKVTDKSTGEPLPAANVTVLNTRFGAAADMDGDYFIINLPPGRYSVKATMIGYGAVQYNDVLVSVNATTTLNFQLAPEVIQGETITVTATAMSYKKDETSSVRHVSSEQIDVLPLQNLGDVIKMQAGVVEGHFRGGRLGEVSYMVDGVPVNESFGGGNATVTIENDVIKDLEVITGTFNAEYGRAMSGIVNAVTKDGADQLRGRIWGQLGNYYTTHTDLFIGLKPLEITRNQDYRIQLEGPIVRGKLNYFFNLRYQDNKNHLNGIRRFLMTDYSDYSSDDRRNWFDIHNGDSAYVPMSAGQYASFFGKVTYKPLPDVKLTASYTRDDNEWGTYQHAWKYAPDGVAKNYENTDLWAVTLNHSIGKSLFYEAKYSYLDNYYGNYLYKNPLDSRYIHDRYATATGPGFYTGGQQKGHVVRLQKDHTAKLDVTWQAHKNHSLKAGVLYIDHILDNKSYTILNLYRNKDNEFDNYFDPEKNTYIFPNYQPVILGDSTQYGEEYRKSPKEFSAYLQDKMEFNEMVINLGVRYDRFDPNTVYPSNLRNPANQLRFPDNPERMSTLLKADPKEQISPRFGLSYQLSDAAKLHFSYGHFFQAPPFYAFYQNHSFLVAPTDYATQMGNPQLEAQKTVQYEVGLWQEIVRGMGLEVNLFYRDIYDLLSMKVVSTYNQIEYGLYTNKDYGNVKGLEVKYDVRFGPIFAMVNYTLQYTRGNADNPTQTFTRAGESKDPIPRLIPMSWDQRHTLNASVNYAEKNYSISLAAYYDHGTPYTWTPIAESRLYKVNLYPNNAKKPAKFRTDLFGYYDFKLSNRYTLRASLLIENLFDAKNELFVNPTTGRANEAIILPTDLASHRSLFNEYIDRVINPAAIEAPRFVKLGLGILF
- a CDS encoding PorV/PorQ family protein, with translation MKISIKYIVLLLLILAAVASAQQPYRRGTTAANFLEIGYGSRGNAMGDAVVATSEDLESCYWNPAGLAMMSRNEVLFSMQPWVIDINTSFAAVGLVLPRYGVFALSINQMNYGKEKVTTLAAQDGTGENYTAAEFAFQLSYARKLTEWFSFGAGIKYVNSTIWHVSGNAAAIDLGALVNTPFFSPTGDRSDGLAIGMSIANYGTRMRYDGMDLLQPIDPNPNVSGNYAYVEGQYLTQSWELPLIFRIGVALHPIVTHNHRLTLEADALHPNNNSESVNLGAQYRFTLPSFGSFYLRAGYKGLFMDRSEYGPSYGFGISTRLSRLGLRIDYALRDIGLLGTVHAYTVSMLF
- a CDS encoding IS30 family transposase, producing ASFSTIKDRAANGTGISGSAGKNGANKDRRGQITNRVTIDARPAVVDERTRTGDRELEAMIGKNHRGALITIVERKTRFTLIGRLPRRGAALLKNELVAMLSPYRGKVFTITADNGKENSEHQEIAKLLGADFFFAHP
- a CDS encoding diacylglycerol kinase family lipid kinase; this translates as MSKEKWGFVINPIAGNGYARHYAAKVKEKISQHNLDARLVFTERRGHAVELAAALAREGCKIIVAVGGDGTANETARGLLEHPQVTFGIVSAGTGNDFAPVLGFSEHFTDQDWDVLFEEHATRMDVGQCNENYFLNGMGLGFDAQVAAENYRPDQSVKEGSGTKYFRHIIKNLFLYREKPLRAQFNGHKHEALTFMNTIGNGRRVGGGYYLTPQAYADDGLFDICLVEPLPLFERLKLFLKAPKGGHLGHPKVSYFRAPELYVEFDETVPHHLDGELFFAEKFHVRILPKKLKVLFNPRGRHFLQLA
- a CDS encoding 1-acyl-sn-glycerol-3-phosphate acyltransferase, encoding MPKTALTIFIYTLQFAFTAIAVPIGIAASYLLPQRPFLRIVQLWAQGLFVLMGKRIERFGVPPRERNGLLILVNHSSLYDIPAVMTIWPGVAWLGRDYLLRIPLFGRMLKRLNYIGVERDPTQSARRILNQALAGAARFNIAVFPEGTRTLNGRLGEFKRGFVHIMRSGKLDVLPVTLTGFYQLKPKNRSTIDIRAPLRIIVGKPIGYEELEWLSTQDILNRMREIIEMQLLTGRPYQEIPAPSNVMER